In Corynebacterium ulcerans, one genomic interval encodes:
- the pdxT gene encoding pyridoxal 5'-phosphate synthase glutaminase subunit PdxT, with amino-acid sequence MVIGVLALQGGFAEHIEVLSQLGVETRRVRVPQDLEGIEGLVIPGGESSVIDKLARSLGLAVPLSQVIEEGLPVFATCAGLIYLGQVDNPAPGQRSLGCLDAVVRRNAFGRQTDSFDTRVRVFDQIEADVSFIRAPEIISWGPAVEVTAQVAERVVGVKQGLIHAYAFHPESAGETRLHEAWLGEIRGGQE; translated from the coding sequence ATGGTAATCGGAGTTCTGGCGCTTCAGGGCGGTTTTGCTGAGCACATCGAGGTTTTATCCCAACTCGGAGTAGAGACGCGTCGCGTGCGCGTTCCCCAAGACCTCGAAGGGATTGAAGGGCTAGTGATACCCGGTGGTGAGTCCTCCGTGATAGACAAACTAGCTCGCTCCTTGGGCTTGGCGGTACCGCTTTCCCAAGTCATAGAGGAAGGACTGCCAGTTTTTGCTACCTGTGCGGGACTGATCTATCTAGGGCAAGTGGACAATCCTGCCCCTGGTCAGCGCAGTCTTGGATGCTTGGATGCGGTTGTACGAAGAAATGCTTTTGGCCGGCAGACCGACTCCTTTGACACCCGAGTACGCGTATTTGATCAGATAGAAGCCGATGTGTCCTTTATCCGGGCGCCGGAGATTATCTCGTGGGGACCAGCCGTCGAGGTGACTGCGCAGGTGGCAGAGCGCGTGGTGGGAGTGAAGCAGGGATTGATACACGCATATGCTTTTCACCCGGAGTCGGCAGGCGAAACTCGGTTGCATGAGGCGTGGCTGGGTGAGATAAGAGGTGGGCAGGAGTAG
- a CDS encoding prephenate dehydrogenase has translation MTINEVSRPVCILGLGLIGGSLLRALKDTGLPAFGFNRSPSAARAAEKEGFDVHSDLVETLQRAERENALIVLATPMPAIDSLLEVMQEHAPSCGFTDVVSVKGEVYELVCARGLAHKYVGGHPMAGTANSGWEASYPELFRRAPWVVTFDHACDGADPEWIQLWTDVVNMASSVGAEVIPSRVSSHDAAVARISHLPHVFAEALAIVGDNGGALALSLAAGSFRDSTRVAGSAPSLVRAMCETNSEALLTALDEALVLLNDARAHLAEKRPSLEELVDTGYRSRIRFEARSGANAPESAGPTRISHRPVFRLQPGARDWISQLIQAEGLGARIEVF, from the coding sequence GTGACCATCAATGAAGTTTCTCGCCCCGTCTGCATCCTAGGCCTCGGACTTATCGGAGGCTCTTTACTTCGCGCGCTTAAAGACACTGGCCTGCCAGCCTTCGGTTTCAACCGATCCCCCTCCGCCGCCCGTGCCGCCGAGAAAGAGGGCTTCGACGTCCACTCCGATCTCGTAGAAACTCTCCAGCGCGCAGAACGCGAAAACGCGTTGATCGTCCTTGCCACCCCCATGCCGGCAATTGATTCCCTTCTGGAGGTCATGCAAGAGCACGCTCCTAGCTGTGGGTTCACTGACGTAGTGAGCGTCAAAGGCGAGGTCTACGAGCTGGTATGCGCACGCGGGCTCGCCCACAAATATGTGGGTGGGCATCCCATGGCAGGAACTGCCAATAGCGGTTGGGAAGCCTCCTACCCTGAGCTGTTCCGCCGCGCACCGTGGGTTGTTACTTTTGATCATGCATGTGACGGCGCAGATCCGGAGTGGATTCAATTGTGGACTGACGTGGTCAATATGGCGTCCAGCGTAGGAGCTGAGGTTATTCCATCGCGTGTGAGCAGTCACGATGCAGCGGTCGCGCGCATCTCGCACCTGCCGCATGTCTTTGCGGAAGCCCTCGCAATCGTCGGCGACAACGGCGGTGCCCTCGCATTATCCCTGGCAGCGGGAAGCTTCCGCGATTCCACACGAGTAGCAGGTTCTGCCCCCTCGCTGGTGCGAGCCATGTGCGAAACCAATTCGGAGGCCTTGTTGACTGCGCTCGATGAGGCCCTCGTGCTGCTTAACGATGCCCGCGCGCATCTCGCAGAAAAGCGCCCCAGCCTCGAAGAACTCGTGGACACAGGCTACCGCTCACGCATTCGCTTTGAAGCCCGCTCAGGCGCGAACGCACCAGAAAGCGCCGGGCCGACCAGAATTTCTCACCGCCCCGTGTTCCGACTACAACCAGGTGCTCGCGATTGGATCAGTCAGCTGATCCAGGCAGAGGGCTTAGGAGCGCGGATCGAAGTGTTTTAG
- a CDS encoding tRNA adenosine deaminase-associated protein → MKSDFAVTVARVDAAWQVRVFKDDFSSLQTSINAVRSLRAEGAAFAMLSVDDDYFVLVRPTPQGVRLLISDATAAVEDDFASEILDELDADLPDADDAPYAEGDFDILADLGVGEQIMSVITDETDWWASEQLQRIAEELGCDEELDDAL, encoded by the coding sequence ATGAAGTCAGATTTCGCTGTGACGGTTGCGCGCGTAGACGCCGCCTGGCAGGTCCGCGTCTTTAAGGACGATTTTTCTTCCCTGCAGACCTCCATTAACGCTGTGCGTTCTTTACGCGCGGAGGGGGCTGCGTTTGCCATGCTCAGCGTGGATGATGATTATTTTGTGCTGGTACGTCCCACCCCTCAGGGCGTACGTTTGTTGATCTCTGATGCGACTGCCGCCGTGGAGGATGATTTCGCGTCGGAGATCTTGGATGAGCTGGATGCAGATCTCCCGGATGCGGACGATGCCCCCTATGCTGAGGGTGATTTTGATATTCTTGCGGACCTTGGCGTGGGTGAACAGATTATGTCTGTGATTACAGATGAGACGGATTGGTGGGCTTCGGAGCAGCTTCAGCGAATCGCGGAGGAGTTGGGCTGCGACGAGGAACTCGACGACGCGCTGTGA
- a CDS encoding nucleoside deaminase: protein MLIDAQSLMRQAINQAQATPPGDIPVGAVIFGPDGEVLGRGVNRREADKDPLGHAEIMAIREAVANHGDGWRLTDCTLAVTLEPCTMCAGALVGARIGRIFFGAYEPKTGACGSAFDVVRDPAALHVPEVRGGILQDECAALMTHFFEGLR from the coding sequence ATGCTCATCGACGCCCAATCACTCATGCGCCAAGCCATCAACCAGGCGCAGGCCACGCCCCCGGGAGATATTCCTGTTGGCGCCGTGATCTTTGGTCCTGATGGTGAGGTGCTGGGACGGGGAGTGAACCGGCGGGAAGCAGACAAGGATCCATTGGGTCATGCTGAGATCATGGCGATTCGCGAGGCAGTCGCCAATCACGGTGATGGCTGGCGACTCACCGATTGCACCCTTGCCGTCACGTTGGAACCGTGCACTATGTGCGCGGGTGCATTGGTAGGGGCGCGCATTGGTCGAATTTTCTTTGGTGCCTATGAGCCCAAAACTGGTGCTTGTGGGTCAGCCTTTGACGTGGTCAGAGACCCTGCTGCGCTGCATGTGCCGGAGGTGCGTGGTGGAATTCTTCAGGATGAATGCGCCGCCTTAATGACCCATTTTTTTGAGGGTTTGCGTTAG
- a CDS encoding MMPL family transporter, protein MAKLLYRIGKWSFRAKWLVISVWLVLLAAVGGSAVAFQAGFNDLFTINNTPAKKATELYLKNFPESKNPLQGTGVNIVFKAPEGERLEDPQNKKAIDDVLAHLNENLQGIVDTQRYGNPVTLNPLLQQGVIDQMVANGVPEETARKDAENLSLISADGAVGYTTFSLDVPLPANVTKEQRAAINAALDVGRSEGLTVEAGGAGFGDPIVISSTSEVVGVAVAAIILMVTFGALVAAGLPLLTAIIGVGIGSLSITLATAWVSLNNVTPVLAVMIGLAVGIDYSLFIIFRYRRELLTRTREEAAGMAVGTAGSAVVFAGLTVIIALVALAVANIPFLAYMGFAAAFTVFISVLIALTLVPALLGVLGDKVFKGRIRWRKKTRVAPQRTMGRRWVEFVHKVPGVVIAVTVIGLGALTLPALQLHLSLPSDTQSEFDTTQRKQADIMAEAFGPGINSPFLVVVDAHQANPESVALDPLIRAQNPTDEESRRKAAANASYQYIVQKYSVNANVKHVQIVGLSQDGLAAQLLLTPKTSPEDNATKELINSLLIQQKEVESATGVESGITGLVPVQQDVTNRLSGVMPLYLAIVVGLAIVLLMVIFRSFWVPMVAGLGFLLSVGAAFGVTVLFWQQGLWGFVSTPGPIIAFMPIFLIGVCFGLAMDYQVFLVSAMREHYTHSGGTASSQSRYNAVEESIVEGFASSARVVTAAALIMIAVFAAFIGQPLPFIKIFGFALGAGVLFDAFLIRMAFVPAAMFIMGRSTWHIPRWLDKVLPRLDVEGAALEREHSARQTAAKGA, encoded by the coding sequence GTGGCAAAACTGCTCTATCGAATTGGCAAGTGGTCGTTTCGGGCTAAGTGGTTGGTTATTTCAGTCTGGCTCGTCTTGCTTGCTGCCGTGGGTGGTTCAGCGGTGGCGTTTCAAGCGGGATTTAATGACCTGTTTACAATCAACAACACGCCAGCCAAAAAGGCGACGGAGCTTTATCTTAAGAATTTTCCCGAGTCAAAAAATCCCCTGCAGGGCACTGGCGTAAACATCGTGTTTAAGGCGCCGGAAGGTGAGCGCCTTGAGGATCCTCAGAATAAGAAAGCCATTGATGATGTGCTGGCACATCTCAATGAGAATCTTCAGGGGATTGTGGATACGCAACGGTACGGCAACCCCGTGACTCTGAATCCTCTGCTGCAGCAGGGCGTGATCGACCAAATGGTGGCTAATGGAGTCCCTGAGGAGACTGCTCGTAAAGATGCAGAGAACTTAAGTCTGATCTCCGCGGATGGGGCAGTGGGATATACGACCTTCTCATTGGATGTTCCACTGCCGGCAAACGTGACTAAGGAACAACGTGCTGCGATCAATGCGGCGCTTGACGTGGGGCGTTCGGAGGGACTCACGGTAGAGGCCGGTGGGGCAGGATTTGGCGACCCGATCGTTATCAGTTCCACCTCGGAGGTCGTCGGTGTGGCTGTAGCTGCCATTATTCTGATGGTCACTTTCGGCGCTCTTGTAGCTGCGGGTTTGCCGCTTCTTACCGCCATTATTGGTGTGGGTATTGGATCTTTGTCCATTACGTTGGCCACCGCGTGGGTGTCGCTTAACAATGTGACGCCGGTCTTGGCCGTGATGATTGGCCTAGCTGTGGGAATCGATTATTCCCTGTTTATTATCTTCCGTTATCGGCGTGAGCTACTGACCCGAACGCGTGAGGAAGCCGCAGGGATGGCGGTGGGAACAGCCGGATCAGCCGTGGTCTTCGCCGGCCTCACTGTGATCATTGCGCTAGTGGCTTTGGCCGTGGCTAATATTCCATTCCTTGCTTATATGGGATTTGCTGCAGCGTTTACTGTGTTTATCTCTGTCCTCATTGCTCTCACCCTCGTACCAGCATTGTTAGGCGTGCTAGGTGACAAGGTGTTTAAGGGCAGAATTCGCTGGCGTAAAAAAACGCGCGTCGCCCCACAACGGACTATGGGCCGACGCTGGGTGGAGTTTGTGCACAAAGTGCCTGGCGTGGTGATCGCCGTGACCGTGATTGGTTTAGGTGCATTGACGTTGCCCGCTCTTCAGCTGCATTTGTCCTTGCCTTCGGATACCCAGTCTGAGTTTGATACCACTCAGCGTAAGCAAGCCGACATTATGGCGGAGGCATTTGGTCCGGGCATTAACTCGCCATTCCTCGTGGTGGTGGATGCGCATCAGGCAAATCCGGAGTCGGTGGCGTTGGATCCACTGATCCGGGCGCAGAATCCTACGGATGAGGAGTCTCGTCGTAAAGCAGCAGCAAACGCTAGTTACCAGTACATAGTGCAGAAGTACTCGGTCAATGCGAACGTAAAGCATGTTCAGATTGTGGGGCTATCGCAGGACGGTTTGGCCGCTCAGCTGCTTCTTACGCCTAAGACCTCGCCGGAAGATAATGCCACTAAAGAGCTCATAAACTCGCTGCTTATCCAGCAAAAGGAGGTTGAGTCGGCGACGGGTGTCGAGTCGGGCATCACGGGTCTAGTCCCTGTCCAGCAGGATGTGACTAACAGGCTCTCCGGCGTGATGCCGCTGTATCTAGCCATTGTGGTGGGCTTGGCGATTGTCCTTCTCATGGTGATTTTCCGTAGCTTCTGGGTGCCTATGGTCGCGGGGCTGGGATTCCTGTTGTCTGTGGGCGCGGCGTTTGGTGTCACGGTTCTGTTTTGGCAGCAAGGACTATGGGGATTTGTCTCTACGCCGGGACCGATCATCGCGTTTATGCCGATCTTCCTCATCGGCGTGTGTTTTGGTCTAGCCATGGATTATCAGGTGTTCCTTGTCTCCGCGATGCGTGAGCACTACACCCATAGCGGAGGAACAGCCAGCTCACAGAGCAGATATAACGCGGTGGAAGAGTCGATCGTGGAGGGGTTTGCCTCTAGCGCTCGGGTGGTCACGGCCGCGGCGCTCATCATGATTGCTGTTTTTGCTGCTTTTATTGGCCAACCTCTGCCGTTTATTAAAATTTTCGGGTTCGCGTTGGGCGCAGGAGTGCTTTTCGACGCCTTCCTCATCCGCATGGCCTTTGTCCCAGCGGCTATGTTCATCATGGGCCGCAGCACATGGCATATCCCTCGGTGGTTGGACAAGGTACTGCCACGCCTTGATGTTGAGGGCGCAGCTTTGGAGCGGGAGCATTCCGCACGGCAGACAGCTGCCAAGGGCGCATAG
- the tgt gene encoding tRNA guanosine(34) transglycosylase Tgt: protein MDTTFELKTELYDEPGRHGRTGVIHTPHGDIATPAFIPVATKATVKTLTPPQIRSTGAQAILSNAYHLYLQPGHDVVDEAGGVAAFENWNGPTYTDSGGFQVMSLGVGFKKVLAMDIKGYEEADIRAKKRERMAKVDEDGVDFRSVLNGSRHRFTPEVSMQIQHGLGADIMFAFDELTTLIDTRDYQVSSVARTHRWAERCLVEHDRLTNERVGKPLQSLWGVVQGAQYEDLRRQAIRGLLELSDKAESEGRRGFGGFGIGGALEKENLGTIVGWVCDEIPKEKPRHLLGISEPDDLFTAIEAGADTFDCVAPTRLGRRGGVYTLDGRMNLTNAKFKRDFTPIDAEFGGPTVEYTRAYINHLLKAKEFLAGTLCTMHNVAFMVQLVDNIRASIDNGTYEEYKAEFMGRYYARG from the coding sequence ATGGACACAACCTTTGAGCTGAAAACTGAACTGTATGATGAGCCGGGCCGGCATGGCCGCACTGGTGTTATCCATACACCGCACGGTGATATTGCTACGCCCGCGTTCATCCCAGTGGCTACAAAGGCAACGGTCAAGACACTGACGCCGCCGCAAATTCGTTCGACCGGCGCCCAGGCGATCCTGTCCAACGCGTATCACCTGTATTTGCAGCCAGGGCATGATGTGGTGGATGAGGCCGGCGGCGTCGCTGCGTTTGAAAACTGGAATGGTCCCACCTATACCGACTCGGGTGGATTCCAGGTGATGAGCTTGGGTGTGGGCTTTAAAAAGGTCTTAGCCATGGACATTAAGGGCTATGAAGAAGCCGACATCCGGGCGAAGAAGCGCGAGCGCATGGCCAAGGTGGACGAGGACGGTGTGGACTTCCGCAGCGTGCTCAACGGGTCTCGTCATCGTTTTACCCCTGAAGTTTCCATGCAGATTCAGCATGGACTCGGGGCAGACATCATGTTTGCTTTTGACGAGCTCACGACCTTGATTGATACGCGCGACTACCAGGTAAGTTCGGTCGCACGCACACACCGGTGGGCAGAACGCTGCTTGGTCGAGCATGATCGCCTGACCAACGAGCGCGTGGGCAAGCCGTTGCAGTCGCTCTGGGGCGTAGTCCAGGGGGCTCAGTATGAGGATTTGCGCAGGCAGGCTATTCGCGGGTTGCTGGAATTGAGCGATAAGGCTGAGTCTGAGGGGCGTCGCGGATTTGGCGGATTTGGCATCGGTGGTGCGCTGGAGAAGGAAAACCTAGGCACCATTGTCGGCTGGGTCTGCGATGAGATTCCTAAGGAAAAGCCTCGCCACCTCCTCGGGATCAGTGAACCGGACGACCTGTTTACCGCTATTGAGGCCGGGGCGGACACCTTCGACTGCGTGGCACCCACGCGCTTGGGGCGTCGTGGTGGCGTGTACACCTTGGATGGGCGCATGAATTTGACCAACGCTAAGTTCAAGCGCGACTTCACTCCTATTGATGCAGAGTTCGGTGGTCCTACCGTGGAATACACTCGCGCATACATCAACCATCTGCTGAAAGCGAAGGAATTCCTCGCAGGAACGCTGTGCACGATGCACAACGTGGCCTTTATGGTGCAGCTTGTGGATAATATTCGCGCATCCATTGATAACGGCACCTACGAGGAGTACAAAGCGGAGTTCATGGGTCGCTACTATGCCCGCGGGTAG
- the gluQRS gene encoding tRNA glutamyl-Q(34) synthetase GluQRS: MPAGRYAPSPSGDLHFGNLRTAVLAWLFARSTGRRFLIRVEDVDTQRSSLESAQRQLEDLAALGLDWDEEPTYQHDHYDRYLAALERLPHYECYCSRKDIQEASRAPHSIPGQYPGTCRNLAPEARERRRQELAAQSRVPALRLRADTTTWRIHDYYAGEIVGDVDDMILRRGGQQPDWAYNLAVVVDDAAQGVDQVVRGNDLLSSAPRQAYLGHLLGHPSPEYIHVPLVLNEEGKRLAKRDGAVTFREMTDVLPRIAHSLGLKGQTLTELLGHFDPKALPSEPYIFR; the protein is encoded by the coding sequence ATGCCCGCGGGTAGGTATGCCCCGAGTCCCAGCGGTGATCTGCACTTTGGTAATCTGCGCACCGCTGTGTTGGCGTGGCTTTTCGCGCGTTCCACGGGCAGGCGATTCCTGATTCGTGTCGAGGACGTGGACACCCAACGCTCCTCATTGGAATCTGCTCAGCGGCAGCTTGAGGATCTTGCGGCTCTTGGCCTCGACTGGGATGAAGAACCCACCTACCAGCACGATCATTATGATCGCTACCTCGCGGCGCTGGAGCGGCTTCCTCATTATGAGTGCTACTGCTCGCGCAAGGATATTCAAGAAGCTTCCCGTGCACCGCATAGCATCCCCGGCCAGTACCCCGGTACCTGCCGAAATCTCGCGCCTGAAGCGCGGGAGCGGCGTCGACAAGAGCTTGCGGCGCAGAGCCGTGTGCCTGCATTGCGTTTGCGTGCCGACACCACCACCTGGCGCATCCACGACTATTATGCCGGCGAGATCGTAGGGGATGTGGATGACATGATCTTGCGCCGCGGCGGCCAGCAACCGGATTGGGCTTATAACCTTGCGGTGGTCGTCGATGATGCTGCGCAGGGCGTTGATCAGGTAGTGCGTGGAAACGACCTTCTCTCTTCTGCGCCTCGTCAGGCGTATCTGGGTCATCTGCTCGGACACCCGAGCCCCGAATACATCCATGTTCCGCTTGTGCTCAATGAGGAAGGCAAGCGTCTGGCCAAGCGGGATGGGGCGGTGACATTCCGTGAGATGACCGACGTGCTGCCGCGCATCGCGCACTCCCTGGGCCTTAAGGGGCAGACTCTCACGGAGCTCTTAGGGCACTTTGATCCCAAAGCATTACCCAGCGAGCCCTACATTTTTAGGTGA
- a CDS encoding GntP family permease codes for MEDWVPTLSAGPLLGIAAAAIALILILVIVFKLHAFLTLIVVSALTALVAGIPLDGIVSTMTKGFGSTLASVALLVGLGAMLGRLVETSGGAKSLAETLVARFGEQRAPFALGVASLVMGFPIFFDAGLIVMLPVIFAVARRLNGPVLAYGIPAAGAFSVMHIYLPPHPGPISAAEFYSADIGLVMLLGLLVAIPTWLVSGLWWGKKMGAKYPLPVPDILAGGPQAADPKNPASPKLVVVLLLLPMLLIFGNTGMSMAVSAGWVEKTSAVVRTLQFLGNTPIALLISTLIALYFLGIRRGEPKEQLEKLLDGALGPICSVVLITGAGGMFGGVLRTSGIGSALADSMSDLGLPVIVGCWLVAAILRLAQGSATVALTTAAALMAPAVAAGGFNEFQIALMVLASAAGSVFAGHVNDSGFWLVGRLMGMDVSTTLRTWTMNQALVGAVGFAIVLGFYGVSLAF; via the coding sequence ATGGAAGATTGGGTTCCTACACTGAGCGCTGGCCCTTTGTTGGGGATTGCGGCTGCCGCAATTGCGCTCATCTTGATCCTGGTCATTGTGTTTAAACTGCATGCGTTTCTCACGCTGATCGTTGTATCCGCCCTTACCGCGCTTGTTGCGGGTATCCCGTTGGACGGCATCGTGTCCACGATGACTAAGGGGTTTGGAAGTACGCTGGCGTCTGTCGCGCTGCTTGTCGGTTTGGGAGCGATGCTTGGGCGGCTCGTTGAGACCTCGGGCGGTGCAAAGAGCCTGGCAGAGACGCTGGTTGCTCGTTTTGGTGAGCAGCGCGCCCCCTTTGCGCTGGGCGTGGCCTCGTTGGTGATGGGCTTCCCCATTTTCTTCGATGCCGGCTTGATCGTGATGCTTCCGGTCATCTTTGCAGTGGCTCGTCGCCTGAATGGCCCCGTGCTGGCTTATGGTATTCCTGCAGCTGGTGCGTTCTCGGTGATGCATATTTACCTGCCCCCGCACCCGGGTCCCATCTCCGCGGCTGAGTTCTATAGTGCGGACATTGGGCTTGTGATGCTGCTTGGCCTGCTGGTGGCTATCCCCACGTGGCTGGTTTCTGGTCTGTGGTGGGGCAAGAAAATGGGTGCTAAGTACCCATTGCCGGTACCGGATATTCTGGCGGGCGGCCCGCAGGCTGCTGATCCTAAGAACCCGGCATCGCCCAAGTTAGTGGTGGTGTTGCTGCTCCTGCCGATGCTGCTGATTTTTGGCAACACCGGGATGAGCATGGCGGTTTCTGCAGGTTGGGTGGAGAAAACCTCGGCAGTAGTGCGTACGCTGCAGTTCTTGGGCAATACGCCGATTGCCTTGCTGATTTCCACGCTGATCGCGCTGTACTTCTTGGGTATTCGTCGCGGTGAGCCGAAAGAGCAGCTTGAGAAGCTTCTCGACGGCGCCCTCGGCCCCATCTGCTCCGTCGTGTTGATTACTGGCGCAGGCGGAATGTTCGGTGGGGTGCTGCGCACCTCCGGAATCGGCAGCGCATTGGCTGATTCGATGTCTGACCTGGGGCTGCCGGTGATCGTGGGATGCTGGTTGGTCGCCGCTATTCTGCGTTTGGCGCAGGGCTCGGCAACCGTCGCGTTGACTACTGCGGCAGCCCTGATGGCCCCCGCAGTAGCAGCTGGTGGATTCAATGAGTTCCAGATTGCCCTGATGGTGTTGGCCTCGGCCGCAGGCTCAGTCTTTGCCGGTCACGTTAATGACTCAGGCTTCTGGCTAGTGGGACGCCTCATGGGTATGGACGTCTCCACGACCTTGCGAACCTGGACGATGAACCAGGCGCTAGTGGGCGCCGTTGGCTTTGCCATCGTTCTGGGATTCTACGGAGTTAGCCTCGCGTTTTAA
- a CDS encoding gluconokinase, translating into MRIIVMGVSGSGKTTVGTLLAQKLGVPYFDGDDLHPQENIDKMAQGIPLNDADRWPWLAQVGEWLAHQPEGGVIGCSALKRSYRDLLREHCPTAVFVHVHGSREVLLARMNHRQGHFMPASLLDSQFATLEPLENDEVGRVFDVTDSPDQIADSASEWIKTRG; encoded by the coding sequence ATGAGGATCATAGTGATGGGTGTTTCCGGCTCCGGAAAAACCACGGTGGGCACGCTACTGGCCCAAAAACTAGGAGTCCCCTATTTTGATGGTGACGACCTCCACCCTCAAGAAAATATCGACAAGATGGCGCAAGGCATTCCGCTTAACGACGCCGACCGCTGGCCCTGGCTAGCACAAGTCGGGGAATGGCTCGCCCACCAGCCCGAAGGCGGGGTCATCGGGTGCAGCGCACTTAAGCGCAGTTATCGCGATCTGCTTCGCGAACACTGCCCCACTGCCGTTTTTGTGCATGTACACGGATCCCGCGAGGTGCTGCTTGCCCGCATGAATCATCGACAAGGGCACTTCATGCCCGCTTCTCTCTTGGATTCCCAGTTTGCCACCCTTGAGCCTTTAGAAAACGACGAAGTCGGCCGCGTCTTTGACGTGACCGACTCCCCAGATCAGATTGCTGATAGTGCAAGCGAATGGATTAAAACGCGAGGCTAA
- a CDS encoding zinc-binding dehydrogenase codes for MQAAVISGAHQLEVTALPCPSPAPGEILVTVAYVGICGSDLHYYQDGAVGAFEVKQPLVPGHEMSGTLPDGTPVTIHPATFGTCVEGIEDHPHLWPHGAYLGSASTWPHTQGAMQEQLLVREDQIRRLPEGVPLKRASLAEPLSVGLHAITVAGGVEGKHVLVSGAGPIGQLTALAAVSKGAAAVTISDVVDGPLERAHKSLTRVNTTHTTLSDESFDVVLECAGVPAATTDALRVVRRRGVVVQVGMLPNQPVGINMAPLVSKEVLLRGTFRFLDEVDQAVEMLKDPMFDSVITHEFPLADVVTAFHVAADSQVSGKVVVKVS; via the coding sequence ATGCAAGCAGCCGTTATCAGCGGCGCTCACCAGTTAGAAGTCACGGCTCTCCCCTGCCCCTCTCCCGCACCCGGCGAGATCCTAGTCACGGTCGCTTATGTGGGAATTTGCGGCTCTGATCTGCATTATTACCAGGATGGTGCGGTAGGAGCTTTTGAGGTTAAGCAGCCGCTGGTTCCGGGGCATGAAATGTCGGGCACTCTGCCAGACGGAACTCCAGTCACTATCCATCCTGCCACTTTTGGTACGTGCGTGGAAGGCATAGAGGACCACCCGCATTTGTGGCCTCATGGCGCGTATTTAGGCAGTGCCTCTACATGGCCGCATACTCAAGGCGCGATGCAGGAACAGTTGCTGGTGCGGGAGGATCAGATTCGTCGTTTGCCTGAGGGCGTCCCGCTGAAGCGGGCGTCGCTTGCCGAGCCTCTCAGCGTGGGCCTCCACGCCATCACCGTGGCAGGAGGAGTGGAGGGTAAGCATGTTCTGGTTTCCGGTGCCGGACCGATCGGTCAGTTAACTGCCCTGGCAGCAGTGAGCAAAGGCGCTGCGGCGGTCACAATTTCGGATGTGGTGGATGGTCCGCTCGAGCGCGCTCACAAGTCTTTGACGCGTGTGAATACTACGCACACAACGTTGAGCGATGAGTCTTTTGATGTAGTTTTGGAATGCGCCGGCGTTCCGGCAGCTACCACTGATGCGCTTCGAGTGGTGCGACGCCGAGGGGTTGTAGTCCAGGTAGGTATGTTGCCTAATCAGCCGGTTGGCATAAATATGGCCCCGTTGGTGTCTAAAGAAGTGCTCCTACGAGGCACTTTCCGTTTCCTTGACGAGGTAGACCAGGCAGTTGAAATGCTCAAAGACCCTATGTTTGACAGCGTGATTACGCACGAGTTCCCCCTCGCAGATGTGGTCACGGCGTTTCATGTCGCCGCCGACTCGCAGGTCTCTGGAAAGGTTGTGGTGAAGGTTTCATGA
- a CDS encoding SDR family oxidoreductase has translation MTTFDVTGKLALVTGSTRGLGRTLAAGLISAGAHVIVHGSDKQRAAAVAEELGAYGAIGCPLTDTQATNPAISEMLQEYGTPDILVNNAGIQRRNPIEQFEDSDWDDIIGVNLSGVFHVTKPIAAAMKSVGHGKIIMIGSVQSRLGRATIAPYCATKGGVAMFAQGLAAELSPHNIQVNTLSPGYFDTDMNAALVADSEFTDWVCKRTPAGRWGDPQELVGPLLFLASDASSFVTGQNLAVDGGMTAVV, from the coding sequence ATGACCACATTCGATGTCACAGGAAAATTAGCGCTGGTCACAGGCTCAACACGCGGTCTCGGCCGTACACTCGCTGCGGGCCTCATCAGCGCGGGCGCACATGTCATTGTGCATGGCTCCGACAAGCAGCGCGCCGCCGCGGTGGCCGAGGAATTAGGAGCTTATGGCGCAATCGGTTGCCCTCTGACAGACACTCAAGCTACCAATCCCGCGATCTCAGAAATGCTGCAAGAGTACGGAACCCCGGATATTTTGGTGAATAATGCCGGAATTCAGCGTCGTAACCCTATCGAGCAGTTCGAGGACTCTGATTGGGATGACATCATCGGCGTGAATCTTTCAGGGGTTTTCCACGTGACCAAGCCAATTGCTGCAGCGATGAAGTCCGTTGGTCACGGCAAAATCATCATGATTGGTTCTGTCCAATCCCGTCTGGGACGCGCTACCATCGCGCCTTATTGTGCCACCAAGGGCGGCGTAGCAATGTTCGCTCAAGGGCTAGCCGCAGAGCTTTCTCCCCACAATATTCAGGTAAATACGCTCTCTCCTGGGTACTTTGATACTGACATGAATGCAGCGTTAGTCGCCGATTCAGAGTTCACTGACTGGGTCTGTAAGCGCACCCCTGCAGGGCGTTGGGGCGACCCCCAAGAGTTGGTCGGCCCCTTGTTGTTCCTGGCTAGCGACGCTTCCTCCTTTGTCACTGGGCAGAATCTTGCCGTCGACGGCGGAATGACGGCGGTGGTCTAG